Proteins from a genomic interval of Oncorhynchus clarkii lewisi isolate Uvic-CL-2024 chromosome 13, UVic_Ocla_1.0, whole genome shotgun sequence:
- the LOC139423995 gene encoding melanin-concentrating hormone receptor 1: MDFENVSNENWSQTSLPSYNSPESPAENDVPYHNVLMPSIFGVICFFGIIGNCIVIYTIMKKTKFRAQQTVPDIFIFSLSLVDLLFLLGMPFLIHQLLGNGSWCFGDIMCTVITALDSNSQIVSTYILTVMTLDRYLATVHPIRFNHVRTPCVAGAAVGLVWVLSLVSITPVWMYAGLMPRGDGSVGCALLLPNQATDTYWFTLYQFVMAFALPLVIICVVFFKILQNMSVTVAPLPQRSLRVRTRKVTRMAVAICLAFFICWAPYYILQLAHLGVQRPSFAFLYVYNIAISMGYANSCVNPYLYILLSETFKRQFIVAIRPNNRVFRLNSVMADGSVSLRLAPECNHQSQSSRDLPVHNMLPVTVAVH, from the exons ATGGACTTCGAAAATGTATCGAATGAGAACTGGTCTCAGACGTCTCTCCCCTCATATAACTCACCTGAAAGTCCAGCAG AAAATGATGTGCCCTACCACAACGTCCTAATGCCCAGCATTTTCGGTGTCATCTGTTTCTTTGGGATTATTGGCAACTGCATTGTCATCTACACCATTATGAAGAAGACCAAGTTCCGAGCCCAGCAGACAGTGCCGGACATCTTCATCTTCAGCTTGTCTTTAGtggacctcctcttcctcctgggcATGCCCTTCCTCATCCACCAGCTCCTGGGCAACGGTTCCTGGTGCTTTGGTGACATCATGTGCACGGTCATAACCGCCTTGGACTCCAACAGCCAGATAGTGAGCACCTACATCCTCACCGTCATGACTCTGGACCGCTACCTGGCCACGGTCCATCCCATCCGCTTCAACCATGTGCGCACACCCTGCGTGGCGGGGGCTGCGGTGGGTCTGGTGTGGGTGCTCTCCCTGGTCTCCATCACTCCCGTGTGGATGTATGCTGGCCTTATGCCCCGAGGGGACGGCTCAGTGGGCTGTGCCCTCCTGTTGCCCAATCAAGCCACTGACACCTACTGGTTTACCCTCTACCAGTTTGTGATGGCCTTCGCCCTGCCTCTGGTCATCATCTGCGTGGTGTTCTTCAAGATCCTTCAGAACATGTCTGTCACAGTGGCCCCCCTGCCCCAGCGCAGCTTGAGAGTACGTACACGTAAGGTGACCCGTATGGCTgtggctatatgcctggcctTCTTCATCTGCTGGGCTCCGTACTACATCCTGCAGCTGGCCCACCTGGGGGTTCAGAGGCCCAGCTTTGCCTTCCTCTATGTCTACAACATTGCCATCAGCATGGGTTACGCTAACAGCTGCGTCAACCCATACCTCTACATTTTGCTGAGTGAGACCTTTAAGAGGCAGTTCATTGTGGCCATCCGGCCGAACAATCGGGTCTTCAGGTTGAACTCTGTCATGGCTGACGGTAGTGTGAGTCTGAGACTGGCCCCAGAGTGTAATCATCAGTCTCAGTCCTCCAGAGACCTACCAGTACACAACATGCTGCCTGTCACTGTGGCTGTGCACTGA